CTTTCTCACAGTGTCTACATTTGTGtggtttccctccactgtggaTCTGCTGGTGGACTGTTAAGGTCCTTTTATGCCTGAAGGTTTTCCCACATTGGtcacagctgaagggtttctctccagtgtgaatACGCTCATGACTCTTTAAAGATTTTTGATCGGTAAAGACTTTACCACAATCCTGACAAGGGAAGAGTAATTCTCTGGTGTGGATGTTTCTATGAGCCTTGAGGGTATCCAACCGCCTGAAACTTTTACCACAGTCCTCACATTTGtatggtttctctccagtgtgagtGCGTTTATGATTCTTCAATGCATATGAACGTGTGAAAGCTTTCCCACAGATCTCACAGCTGTacggtttctctccagtgtggatACGCTGATGGATCCTTAGAGTACTTGCTTGAGAGAAGGCCAAACCACATTGCTCACAGCTGTacggtttctctccagtgtggatACGCTGATGGATCCTTAGAGTATCTACTCGAGAGAAGGCCATACCACACTGATCACAGCTGtatggtttctctccagtgtgaacTCGCATATGCTTCTTTAAACCTGATGAAGAAGAGAACTCTTTACCACACTGCTGACAGTCATGACTACGAGGCGTGCCCCTCCGTTTCTAGAACAACaagaagcagaaaagaaaacagtcatGGTGGAGATCTTCAGCTGACAGCTTTGCATTACTGCGGAGGAGAGTTGTCACAATAGCAGTGTTTTCAATGTCAAACTGATACACTTTTCAataccactgcaacaaaaatggcCTCCTGGTAGGAGTCAGTGATTGACTAAAAAACTGATTCACATTTTTCCCTTCATGACCAAAACATCCACAGATTTCATTTTCCTGAGGTCAGTTGGCATAGtaacatgaaaatgtttgttttttggaattAAAACAACTGTAGAAGACTGGACTACTAGACTACTACAAGACAGGAGCTCAGTTACAGTTAGAGGAAACTACACCAAATAACTATGTCTAACCTTCCAGGACATCCAAACCTTTCTCACTGGAGGCAGAAAATCAGCTGCTCAACTCCATCACATTGTCagaaaggaaaaagtcaaactttaaaTGTGTTGAGTGTAAATTCATTCCTACCTTGAGAGGGGGAGTCATCTTTCTTCCTCAGACAGCTGCCCTGAAGTCAGATTCAATGATGGACGGCGTTCCTCTCCACAAGTGTCTGGTCTCAGCACTGAGCTGAGGACAAACAGAGACACATTATCAGACAGCAGCTCCTCAAGTGTCCACGGTCTGCAGAAGCCCGCTGCCTCATTCTTACAAACTTCTAGAAAGGCGTCATAGTGGCGGCTCCATTCAGAAAGAAAGGAACAGTAGTTTTTATCTCAGAGAGGAGGTGGGCTCAAAAATAACACCTGGCGTGACTCACGCTTTCAcaggctgtgattggttgatgtAAACTGTGAATAATAGGGATGAACGTGATTAGATTTGTGTTTATATCAGACATTTACTAATTAGGTTTAGCTTATTCCTTGTAAGAATGTGGagcagacctaaaacttcagtccttaggACCAGCCcattaaacaaacagcagccatCAGGAAATAACATACAGTCAAGCCTGAAATCATTCGTACCCCTGTCACTTTGAAGAACttttgatttttctcatttaaacaGTGACTCTTCACCCTCAAAAAAACATGGACAGAAAATGTTGGAAAGCCTTCAGCCATACACATTTGATTTTGGAACTACAACCCTaacacatatttttaacaacacaaaaaaatcactgtgtCAAAATGATTCATACCCTGTTTTAGTGATCAACTGCAAAGCCTCTATTTTTAGTAACAGCCTCCAAGTGATTCCTGGAATTGCTCACAAGTTTGTTACAAAAGTCCTTGGGAAGTTTGAACCACTCTTCCTTGTCAAAAGCTTCAAGATCCTTGAAGTTGATCTTCTTCCTTGCTGCTACCTTTTTCTTAAGTTCCCCCAGAAgttctcaatggggttgagatcaggactTTGACAAGGCCATTCCAAAACTTTCACATCATTGGTTTAAAAGCATTTCCTGGTTGAATCTACCCAACTTAAAAAACTACTACTGGGCCGCTCAACTCAGAGCAGTAGTAATGTGGATAACTAATGAAACTGAGTCTATATGGGtagaaatagagaaaaagtcTTGTCCAAAGATACCTCTGGAAACTATTCCattcttaaatgaaaaaatacaaaagggAATGAAGATTACAAACGAATGCATCAGGAATACTAAGAAGATTTGGTCCATAGTTCGGAAGAAATTAAGACTATCAAACTCCATATGTAGAATTACTAAAATAGCAGTAAATCCGGATTTTATACCCTCCACAATGGATGTGGGATACAATAAGTGGGCAGAAAGGGGATTAATATATATTGCGCAGGTATTCACGGGACAAACCATGAAGTCATTTGAACAGCTCAGAAGGGAATTTAATTTACCAACACaagatttttacaaatttttacaACTAAGAAGTTATCTTCAGAAACATGAAGAATGGGGTAATATTTGTAAAACACCATCTAAACTAGAAGAAGTGTTTATGGCATTTAcagaaactgaaacaaaaaaaggtgtTATTTCAAGGATTTATAAAGCATTACAAAATGAATCTGAAGATAATAACTTAAGGGTCAAAGAGAAATGGGAATTAGAGGCAAACATTATCATAACGGATGAAAGGTGGGAAGACTCTTTTAGAGAGGGACATAAATTAACCGGCAGTCCATTGTGGAGGGAGTttgactggaaaataaaaatgcgtTACTTTAATACTCCATTCATTACTTCAAGATACAGCAGTACATCTGATCTGTGCTGGAGAGGCTGTGGTCAGGTCGGGGATTTTACACACATATTCTGGGACTGTCCCAGAATTTTAggtttttggaaaaatattcaaaatgaaattGGACAGATTCTGGGTATTACTTTTACAATGGATCCTTCGCTTGTCATGCTGGGTATAGTTCCAGAAGACTCTATCAATAAAGATCTGATCTATTTGTTGAGAATTTTGCTTTTAATCGCAAagaaaacaataacagcatcCTGGCTGAAACCACAGCCTCCTAGCATAACGGAATGGAGAGAAAGGCTAAGGAATGTTCTGATTATGGAAAAAATTACAGCAAGGCTACAGTTGAAATTAGAGAGATTTGTTGAAAAATGGTCTCCAGTAATTCAGGCAATGCCTGGACTCTAGTCgcctctgtttttatttatatatttttatttttattcatccttttttttttttttttctctttcattgtGTACTAATTTGTACTTTATTTGAATACGCTTGTTCAGTTCaaaacaacttttatttttcagtacaGATGGGaatgtattaaaatattttttcatttttggaaaaataCTGTTTTGGTAGTAACTGAATAGACTTGAGTTATCTAAGTCCTCGCAACCATATAGCTGGTTGTAGTAGTTGTAATTAAGTTTAGGTCTATGTATATGTAGCAGGTGTTGAGGTATTTTGACCTCTACCTAGGACTGATTTAAGGACAACTCAGTGGAACCTGTGTAAAAAACTAATTCAAAGAGTAATGTCATGTAAGGATGGAAGGACTGATAAGTGTATGTTTGAAAGCATCTCCAGTGTTGTATTTatacaaatgcaaaataaaaagaaagttccaaaaaaagaaaaaaaaaaagcatttcctGGAAACTTTGGCcgtatgttttgggtcgttgtcttGTTGATAAGTCCAACTCTCCCCCTGGTCCAGACTCTGAGCTGACGGcttgatgttttctttgtgaatCTTGAGATCCTGCTCTTTTTTCATGATGCCGTCCACTTTGACTAAGTTGCCCCCCTGGAACAGTAGGCTGCCCCAGACAACatgagctgatatttacagccaaaacaagcctatgtttacatttatgtcccccccccccccccccatggaaCAAATGCACTCTCAATGGTCAAATGTTCTGGACTTTAGGCTCAAAAGAACCCAGACATGACCCAGAAGGCCTGGTTTGGCCTTCTGGGTCCTGTTTCATTCCTGAATTTAGTGATTTCTTATCCTCTATTATTGGTTTTGATAAGGTCATTATGATGGGTGATTTTAATATTCATGTCGATGACAATTCTAGCAGCTTTGCTGCTGATTTTATCAATATTACAGAATCATTTAACTTTTTCCAACATGTAACTggcccccacacacacataaaaggTCACACCTTGGATCTCATTTTTACATTTGGTCTAAATATTGATTCTGTTTGCTCAGAGGAGCTGCATGTTTCTTACCatgtttctgtcctttttaacCTGTCCTTTAAGGTAGATCCACTGGTCTCTAAACATTCAAGATGCTCTCGTGTCTGCAATCTGCtctcagcagaaaaaaaattctgcagcTTTCAACACAAATATAGTTTTGTCCTCTCATACAGATGttgaaaatcttttaaaatattttaactcaCATTGCGCCTCTATTTTAGATGAAGTGGCCCCAATGAGAGCAAGACTAGGCCCCTCTATACAAACATCTCCTTGGATGAATGATAATGTTCGATGTTTCTGACACACCAGTCAGAGAGTGGAGAGGCGATAGAAGTCTACCAAATGTAATGTTCATCGTTTCCACTATAAAGACCTCATAGCCAAATACAACATGATGGTAAAAGATGCAAGAACATCTTACTTTGCAAATTTGATAGCTAAGTGTAAACGTAACCCGAAGCTCCTATTTGACACTATCAGCAAAATTACAACTCCTGCTTCTCCAGATGTACCCATATTTTCCAACAAAGACTGcaataatttcttgttttttgtgaatAAGATCAGAGATATAAGAGCCAGCATTACCCCCTCTTCAACTCCACTCACTCCGCTTACTGATTCTCCATGTCAGCCGTCATCACTTGACAGTTTTTCTCCTATCTCCCTACAAGACTTATCTGACATAGTGAACGGTCTGAATACTTCTTGCTCAGTGGATATCCTGCCAACCTCActgctcaaaaatgttttaaatgcctATAGGTCCTTGTCTAGTTGCCATTGTGAATAGCTCTCTGGAATCTGGTTATGTGCCACTGTATTTTAAATCTGCCATTGTAAAGCCCCTAAGAAAGCTAACCTGCACTGTCACTCAAAACTACTACCCGATTTCTAAATTgccttttatttctaaaattaaaaaaaaaaagctgttgctAATCAGATCACTTCCTTTTAAAGTGCACACAACATCTTTGGTTTTCATCAGAAAACACTCAACAGAGTCAGCTCTGGTCAGAGTCACTAATGACATTATGATGGCCTCTGATGCAGGAGAATGTTCCATCTTAGTGCTTCTCGACCTGAGCTCTGCACTGTGGACACTGTGGATCACAGCATCCTGACTGACAGACTGAGACAGTGGGTAGGTGTGAATGGATGTACACTTGACTGGTTCTCCAGTTACCTTTCAGAGAGGTCTTTTTCAGTTGGCCCCTACCCTTCTGAATCTTGTAGTCTGTCCTGTGGTGTGCCTCAAGGTTCTGTCCTGGGccccattttattttctgtgtacATGCTACCATTAGGTCATGTAATTAGCAAATTTCAGGGAATATATTAtcatctttatgctgatgatattcaGTTGCAAATTTCTTTTAAGCCTGATGACATGTGTAAGGTTAATGAACTGCTCAACTGCTATTAAGGACTGGATGGATAATAATTTCCTTCAGATCGacacagaaaaaacagagatCTTTATCACTGCTGCAGACACCATTGCATCAGTGTACTGGGCCCCTTTCTTCCTCAGTCAAAGCAAATCTGAAAAATCTTGGTGTGATTTTTGACCAGTCAATGTTTTTTGATCATCATATCAGATCACTGTCccgttcttgtttttttcatttaagaaaCATAGCTAAACTAAAATCCGTTGTCTCACACACCAAGTTAGAAATGTTAATTCATGcttttgtctctacatgtctAGATTACTGTAATTCCCTCTTTACCTGCCTCAATAAATCCTCTCTTGACAGTCTACAGTTGATACAGAATGCTGCTGCTAGATTTTTTACCAGGTCCAGCAGATCAACTCACATGACACCTGTTTTATATTCtttacactggcttccagtgaAATTCAGAATTCACTTTAAGacccttgtttttgtttataaagcCCTCCATAATCAAGCACCTGAATATATAGCTGACCTgctccatccctacatccccaGCAGAACCCCTTAAGGTCCTCAGATCAGGGTCTTCTTGTTGTCCCCCAGGCCAGTCTTAAACCAAAGGTGATCGAGCCTTTGAGGTTGTGGCCCTGACCCTTTGGAACTCTCCCTTTTAACTTACACTCTGCTGCTTCaatcaagatttttaaaaagcagctatTAATGCATCTTTTTCAACTGGCTTTTGATTATTGGTTGTAATTTTTGTTTACTTGCACTAATTCTGTCTTTTATTCTTGCTCATTGTAtgtattttgctgttttattattttgttttgtaaagcactttttgACTTCCTCTGTGAAAGGTGCTGTATCAAATAaattttacttacttacttactagTGTGAGTGCACAGTAACTGCTCCATTACTCTGATACCATCACTCTCCAGAAAGTCCTCCCTAACTGCTGGATGTTGGTTCTTCCTGGCCCTAAACCTTGTGTAGCCGGCAGCCTTTTTGACCCTACTCAGCTCCCGTAGTCGTCTTATTCttctttatctttttgttttattggtgGGTGGCAACCAGTGTAAAGGTGCATTACCGCCACCTACTCTACTGGAGAGAGGACCAGCGTACGGCCCCGTCTCTGTGTAAACAGGAAATTTTTGGTGTTTCCCACAGTCCCATGTGAACAGAGATCGTATTGAAAACATTGCCATCTGAATGTGGAACTTCttggaaatgaaaacagaaaacgaAGCAAAACGTTATCATATAAACAGGGCGTTAATATggcaccaaatcatggtagtgtgttctctgccaaacctggggtccctgctttctacagctgagaggcagaatagatacagatgcattgttcttagatagatttacccacagtggagaaatatcacagatttacaATGTCTGAccaaaactacattacattttggtctagttttagtcatcttgatgaaaactaaacttagtttttgtcggttttagtcatcacagatctatttttgttagttttagtctagtttttgtcatgaaaaaggctgtcgactaatagttttagtggatgaaatgaacactgattTAACAGACAAACACCGGACTGAtgctcagagacagagagcaatGGTGCGACtccaaaaggaggacaaataagAGTCCAGCGCTGAACAAGGCATTTAAATTCCGGCCTGTCCGGACACATGTCCACCCTAATCACTACTAAACATAGaagatgaacaaacaaacaactgtGACACAGTCAAACCACTAACTTTAGTTTAGCACAGATCAGGTttaccttcttcttcttcttctctggacTTCTTTGGCGGTTAGCAGACCAGCTGAAAATCACTCTAACCCTCAGAGGAGACGAGGGGCCGTGTGGACTCACTCAGCGCTGACCGGAAGTAGGTCAATGGCGGGACTGTTGCAGAACTGTCTGgatgcatttaattgtaatggacactgtaggagagaggaaaaacgtCATGAGACAAAAAGTTAGTAAAAAGAGCCTCAGTATgtgtagaactacaaatgaactttcTTCTTCTGGACGAAAATCAGAGAcactctggcagagttacttcAAATCGTACTCATTGATggtttttactttattattctatttttttataagtttgtttttcatgagtTTGGTGTAGTTTTAAACCATATGATCCACTTAAGAGCCTCCAACAAATCAcagtgaaacatgaacattttcagcCATAACTATCACTCCCCACTAAATATTGGATGTCCACAGGACATGCAGATCTGGTCTAAAACAAGTCAGTCGGTCCAGGACCCAATCTGCATGTCATTCTGACCTCCAACAGCATAGCTATATGCAGTGCAGACAGTGTATACAAGTGCATGGCTTACAGATTGCCTTTGCGTGGCTAAAACTTTTTGTCTTCCAACTTTTACAGATGCTGAACTGAATTCACTTGGAGGGAAAAGAAGATGCTGCCTGAACACATGCAGCTGAACAAACCTGGATGTCCTACTCTTAATCTTCTTCATAGATTTTCTTCATGTGTTCTTACTCGCTGTCTCCTTCAGCATTGTACCCACTGTCTCCTTCAGCATTGTATTGCATGCTGTCTGCTTCAGCATATCTGTCCCAGCATTTATGTTGCTGCTTCAGCATTGTCATGCTTTTACACACTGTCGGCTTCAgcattgtcatgtttttacacGCTGTCTCCTTCAgcattgtcatgtttttacacGCTGTCTCCTTCAgcattgtcatgtttttacacgctgtctgcttcagcattgtcatgtttttacacgctgtctgcttcagcattgtcatgtttttacacGCTGTCTCCTTCAgcattgtcatgtttttacacGCTGTCTCCTTCAgcattgtcatgtttttacatgctgtctgcttcagcattgtcatgtttttacatgctgtctgcttcagcattgtcatgtttttacatgcTGTCTCCTTCAgcattgtcatgtttttacatgctgtctgcttcagcattgtcatgtttttaaatgccgTCTGCAgtgtcttaaaaagtattaaaaaaatgataaatccATTCAGCTAAGATTAAGGCTCTAAAAGTTTCTTAAATTTTGTAGATTTCTTTATTGATATaaacatgtgtttttattttttatggcaAAGAGGTTGTTTTGTCtgctttttatatttatatttaatcacACACAAGATTTTTTGAAACTCCACCACATCTAACTTAAATCCTTCCCATGGTTATGAATATAAActactgaaataaattaaactcAGTAATGGTGAGCCATGGCTGATCAGCTGCAACAGTAAGGTGATGGTTGACAcatcactgctctaaaatcaGAGTTTGTGATCGGAAGTATTTTGAAATGGGCATTTATACCtttcattagatttttttttccctttaattagtgctgcacaattaatctaactGCAATTTAAATATCAGGCTGTCTACTTACATATTTGATCAAAGGATTGCCACTACCTATATTTTCAACGAAGGAAGCACCCTAATTTGGGGGAAAATAGGTTATTTTCAAAGTAGTACTGTAAACTTGTTATGTGTGGTTTTTATGCTACTAactacttgattttttttttttttaattgagaaatacacacttctATTCCTTCATAATCTGTCAAGTAGATTCATGACACTATTTGTTTTATACTGTAATCACAATCACATTACTGCGCAGCAAATTTTCGCCTTCCTCTCAGCACTAAACACAAGtaactgtttttaaagtaaCTGATTACAAGTTAGAGATGTGATGGGTATAAAAATGCATGAAGAGGGTCTTAAAAGAAGCAAATCTAATGTCAGACTTCCTGTATATACCCTGTTGTagtattgatttgtttttgaatgtccacttcctgttttcttgtttgtttgtttttgtctttacttctttttatttcctgtctgttttaGGGAGTCTATTTTACATCTGAACTGGGACAGAGCATTTATACTAGTCTTTTTACTAAATCTAAATATTAAATACTCTGAATGTAGAAAATTCCTTCAagtttttatttgcaataaaaatgtattttgaatgCTGTATGGGACTACATTTACACTAAATGTTTGAGATGGCCTTTGTTTAATGACACCAGGCTACTGCAGTCAGAATAAGTTTGGTATTTTAATATATAGTCAGGACTGCATTGTAATAAAGCCGTAAATAAGGCTATATTATGGACATAAACTTTGTCTAAAATTAGTCCATGGAAGACGTTGAAACAACGTCCAAACGGACCATTTTTGAACTGTGTTTGCACCTTATATAGACGTCCTGAAGACGGCCGAAAAAGACGTCCTCTTGTTTGCTCGGTCCCTCCAGGAAATATACCACACCAAAGTTCTTCTGGAACTGATGGATTTATTCTTTCAGCACATCATCTTCATCTAATCCACCGTCCAACTGTTTGAAATACACTACACTGCATTACAAAGCAGCATGCATTCATATTACACAAGTTGGAGAATAAAGTgtgaaacatcaaaataaagatgaaataaatacCTCGCTGTCTGCACACAACCGAGAGGGAATGAGTCCGGAAGAGAGATGAATCCTCCAACAATAAAACTGGAGAAAATACTCACTTAAAAACCTTCTTCACCTTCTCTCAGTATTGTCTCTACTTGCTGCACGCTGTCCTCCAACTCTGTGCGTCAACGAAAGTTTCCCCTGGACAACAAGTAGCAGCTAAATAGTTCCTACCTTACATTAGACATGTCAAATCAGATacttcaacaaaaataaactactaaattaaatgtgcaaataaatCACTCAATTGACATGCTATTGTggcagttaaaataaaatgtatgtgtgtgtgtgtgtgtgtgtgtgtgtgtgtgtgtgtgtgtgcaacctacattaacaatctaaatcaagggtgtcaaactcagtcccagcaggggccggattctggatttaggtctaagcTGAGatcctaacagggtcaacatttaaccagaactgtcaacctcattttcagtaataaaatatgacaaaagaaagcactgatgatgaatcatttggaaattcaaaaaagtaaaaatgataagtttaaaggctcaaatctgagataaaattccaatttattagttcaaaagatcagaagatgatattaaaaatagaaaaataatgttttaaagagcaaatatatgaggagaaagttagATTCATacgtttgaaaggtcaaaatatgagatcaaatctGAAAACATTAGAGCCCATAGAGCAGGGGCAGTGGCCCATTGGCTGTTGACTTTATAATGACAGTTTACTGGACCAATCACGTGTCCTAAAGGTCCATTTAAGGCCCTCCCCTCCCCACTCTGCTCCAGCTTAGAAAGTGAAACTAAAGTGTCTGGAGGAAAACCAAACTAATCCTGAAAACAGTTGGATTATGACTGGATACAGAAATAATTGTCaaattagaagaaaaaagtGTTGAGAAGCTGAAAACTTGTGAAGACTCTTCAGTCCATGCAGTAGAAAGTCTGATGCTGCTGCAGCTacatgtggaggaggagaggcaggtGTGTGACAGGTACATCATGAGCATGAGGAGCACCAAGCAGTGGCTGAGTGAGCTCTGTGAAGAATCAACATCTAGGCTAATAAACATCATTAGACTGTGATTCCACTTTAGAGAGAAAACTTCAACAGTCTGAGGTTAATGGCTCTCCTGTGATCTGAAGAATGGCAAAACCCTCTCACCATGAAATGACTCAGAAATGGCATCAAAGTGACGAAAACAGATGGACATTTGGGGAAATGGtcctaaccctttttttttattagcagGCCGACTCAAATGAGTGTGTAATCACCAGAATATAGATATAATTGTTTGATCATTATTTGGTACtgcagaaacatgcaagatgcaaaaatccaagatggtggagTCCACGGAGGAGAGCCTCCCTGTGTATGAATCAAATGTTTATTCTGAGTAAATAAAGATGAAGTCATTTTATAGATTTACTTGCTGAGGTCTACTTATAAATATTCTCTTCAACTTTGACCAAGTTTGCTCGAGGCTAAATATTACagactgcacctttaaagaaaAGCTTTACCAGTTGTAATACCTGAATTGGTAACTTGAAATAATGACTGCTTACAAACTTTGACTGTAAAGAAAGAGCTTCTTTGACATGGCATTAATAAAGGCAGATTGTTTCCTCTGTAAATACTAGTTTAGACACAAAATAACTTCAAAAATCATTGAACTGTAGTTATTCATCCTGATAAATGCTCCTGGGTTTGCACTTCTTCATTTCATGTCACAATGAACCAAATGTCTTTAGCTTTTGGGCTCTTTCTTGGATAAATAAAGTCGTCTAAAACATCTCAGCATGGCTGTGGGAATGTGATGGcatttctctcctttttgaCATGTTGAAAGCTAAAAATATCATTGAATCTTCTACTGATTGATGGACAGTattattttgacagcactatTATAATGACATTAGATTGACATCATACCTGCAGAGAATTGAGCTCAGGTGGGTTCCAGGGAAGAGTGGAGTCTTGATCAGCATCACCAACAGATGCAGGCCCAAAGTCAACTTGTGAGTCTTCAACAGATGCCTGGATGGCATGGGAGACAGAGGAATCTGGCCCATCATAGAATGGGTCTGCATCTTGATTCAGCTCAAGAATTCAGCAGTCATCTTCATATTCCTGCAATCCTCTTGACTGACAAGTACGAGTGCCAACATCATCAGAAGATCCTGAATGTAGGGTCTCTGTGTTTTCATCTCAGGAGAGGCTGGTCCTGATTGCTGGCTAGGTTCCACAGTCTGTTGGTTATGGAAGAAGGAAAATCTTCTTATCATCTACTATTTGGTTATTATATGGTCTTGTCCATCACGTCTACTGTCAACCACCTGATGCGAGCCcttgaactttgacctttgGGTACACATTTGAAATCAGTGACAAAATTCATTTCTGTGTGCTCAAAAATGTGCTGGTATTTCAAGCTGAAATTAGTGACTGTGTCCTGCAGATGTAATTTTATTCCACTAGAGGTCACCATATATGATATTAAAGCTTTTATCTTGCTGTAAATCTGGATTGAAGTCAGGGTTAACTTAAACTCTGTTTCTATAaagcagggctgtcaaactcaatcacagcaggggctggattctgaatttagttctaacctgagagcctaagagggtcaacatttaaccctaaactgtcaacctcattttcaccagcaatgaattatgggaacaATAAAAAcctcagcactgatgataatTGAGCTTGAgactaaaaaagtcaaaatgaaaagtttaaagagtaaaaatctgagataaaaaggtcaaacttgTAAGTTCAAAAGGTCCAGTTTCATACTGTGATATTAGTTcaaaactaaattaaaagtcaaaataatgttgttaaaaggcaaaatacgagttaaaattcaaaatatcatgagtttaaaaggtcaaaatatgagatataaattcaaaaccatgagttGAAGTATCTGATTTGACATGTCTAATGTAAGGTAGGAACTATTTAGCTGCTACTTGTTGTCCAGGGGAAACTTTAGTTGACGCACATTAATTTCTCTTCCGGACTCATTCCCTCTCGGTTGTGTGCAGACAGCGAGgtat
This genomic stretch from Cheilinus undulatus linkage group 22, ASM1832078v1, whole genome shotgun sequence harbors:
- the LOC121504434 gene encoding zinc finger protein 525-like, whose translation is MTPPLKKRRGTPRSHDCQQCGKEFSSSSGLKKHMRVHTGEKPYSCDQCGMAFSRVDTLRIHQRIHTGEKPYSCEQCGLAFSQASTLRIHQRIHTGEKPYSCEICGKAFTRSYALKNHKRTHTGEKPYKCEDCGKSFRRLDTLKAHRNIHTRELLFPCQDCGKVFTDQKSLKSHERIHTGEKPFSCDQCGKTFRHKRTLTVHQQIHSGGKPHKCRHCEKAFTSKWECNTHERIHTGLKPYVCGECGKSFDWSSSLRHHELSHVGVREYQCECCDKKFVSTHNLEKHLRIHTGHRPYWCVGCEKSFTWSSWLKKHKCVKKEN